The Hemiscyllium ocellatum isolate sHemOce1 chromosome 39, sHemOce1.pat.X.cur, whole genome shotgun sequence genome contains a region encoding:
- the LOC132834375 gene encoding kelch-like protein 25 isoform X1, giving the protein MALLIKYSATASKPAAGGREEPTMSEQESPGSDNASLFHKVSHPESVLAQLDSLRRQRLFTDVTLRAGRRSFLCHRAVLAACSRYFAAMFGGGLRESGEPEVDLRASVHPEALEPLLDYAYTARLALSEANAERLLQAGDMLQFPDVRDAAAAFLERRLRPSNCLRLLLLSDAHQCRRLRQRARAACLAHFQRLADGDELCRLPEATLAELLASDELEAEDERAVHSAVVRWARHRPPGGGPRRLSGPLRHVRLALLPAPYLEAWAKAERLLDDDPVGRALVDEARRFQREGGAASGTCARPRRAGHTLLILGGPTFLCDQVYELERGRAEGEPELQGRGSESGHRLGLGEGRGRIVAKARLPSPRKEFSACALGRRVYLSGGRGPENGVSRDVWVYDAAAGDWSKVAPMLVARFGHGSAELRGGVFVLGGHGSAWAPGSAPLTQVERYEPSANTWNSVAPLPDGVSNAAVVSAQFRLYVFGGGASSSFPAAERRSRVQRYEPLEDRWAVPAVCPQPWRYTAAAALGSQIFIMGGDTEFTAASAYRFDCDTNQWTRVGDMTAKRMSCHAVASGNKLYVVGGYFGTQRCKTLDCYDPTSDTWSSITTVPYSLIPTAFVSTWKQFPD; this is encoded by the exons ATGGCACTCCTGATTAAATACTCAGCGACAGCA AGTAAGCCTGCAGCAGGAGGACGGGAAGAACCGACCATGAGCGAGCAGGAGAGCCCGGGCAGTGATAACGCCTCCCTGTTCCACAAGGTCTCCCACCCGGAGAGCGTCCTGGCCCAGCTGGACAGCCTGCGGAGGCAGCGCCTCTTCACCGACGTGACCCTGCGGGCGGGCCGCCGCTCCTTCCTGTGCCACCGGGCGGTGCTGGCCGCCTGCAGCCGCTACTTCGCGGCCATGTTCGGCGGCGGCCTGCGGGAGAGCGGCGAGCCGGAGGTGGACCTGCGGGCCAGCGTGCACCCCGAGGCGCTGGAGCCGCTGCTCGACTACGCGTACACGGCGCGGCTGGCCCTCAGCGAGGCCAACGCCGAGCGGCTGCTGCAGGCCGGCGACATGCTGCAGTTCCCCGACGTCCGCGACGCCGCCGCCGCCTTCCTGGAGCGCCGGCTGCGGCCCTCCAACTGCCTGCGCCTGCTGCTGCTCTCCGACGCGCACCAGTGCCGCCGCCTGCGACAGCGGGCCCGAGCCGCCTGCCTCGCCCACTTCCAGCGCCTGGCCGACGGCGACGAGCTCTGCCGGCTGCCCGAGGCCACCCTGGCCGAGCTGCTGGCCAGCGACGAGCTGGAGGCCGAGGACGAGCGGGCCGTCCACTCGGCCGTCGTGCGCTGGGCCCGGCACCGGCCGCCCGGCGGAGGCCCGCGGCGCCTGTCTGGCCCGCTGCGGCACGTCCGCCTGGCCCTGCTGCCCGCCCCTTACCTCGAGGCCTGGGCGAAGGCCGAGCGCCTCCTCGACGACGACCCGGTCGGCCGCGCGCTGGTGGACGAGGCGCGCCGCTTCCAGCGCGAGGGAGGGGCGGCGTCGGGCACGTGCGCGCGGCCCAGGCGCGCCGGGCACACGCTGCTGATCCTGGGCGGCCCCACTTTCCTGTGCGACCAGGTGTACGAGCTGGAGCGGGGCCGAGCGGAGGGAGAGCCCGAGTTGCAAGGCCGGGGCTCGGAATCCGGGCACCgcttggggttgggggaggggagaggccGCATCGTCGCCAAGGCGCGTCTGCCCAGCCCCCGCAAGGAGTTCAGCGCCTGCGCACTGGGGCGCCGCGTCTACCTGAGTGGGGGGCGGGGACCCGAGAATGGGGTCTCGCGAGACGTCTGGGTCTATGACGCGGCGGCTGGCGATTGGTCCAAAGTGGCGCCAATGTTAGTTGCCCGCTTCGGGCATGGTTCGGCCGAGCTGAGGGGAGGCGTCTTCGTGCTCGGAGGCCACGGCTCTGCCTGGGCCCCGGGCTCGGCCCCTCTCACTCAGGTGGAGCGTTACGAGCCGTCCGCCAACACCTGGAACTCGGTGGCTCCTCTCCCTGACGGCGTCAGTAACGCGGCGGTGGTGAGCGCCCAGTTCCGCCTCTACGTCTTCGGCGGCGGCGCCTCCTCGAGCTTCCCGGCGGCCGAGCGCCGCTCCCGGGTGCAGCGTTATGAGCCGCTGGAGGACCGCTGGGCCGTGCCGGCCGTCTGTCCGCAGCCCTGGCGCTACACGGCCGCCGCCGCCCTGGGCAGCCAGATCTTCATCATGGGCGGCGACACCGAGTTCACGGCGGCCTCGGCCTACCGCTTCGACTGTGACACCAACCAGTGGACTCGGGTGGGCGACATGACGGCCAAGCGCATGAGCTGCCACGCCGTGGCCTCCGGCAACAAGCTCTACGTGGTGGGCGGCTACTTCGGCACCCAGCGCTGCAAGACCCTGGACTGCTATGACCCGACCTCGGACACCTGGAGCAGCATCACCACCGTGCCCTACTCGCTCATTCCCACTGCCTTTGTCAGTACCTGGAAGCAGTTCCCTGACTGA
- the LOC132834375 gene encoding kelch-like protein 25 isoform X2 produces MWSRQSKPAAGGREEPTMSEQESPGSDNASLFHKVSHPESVLAQLDSLRRQRLFTDVTLRAGRRSFLCHRAVLAACSRYFAAMFGGGLRESGEPEVDLRASVHPEALEPLLDYAYTARLALSEANAERLLQAGDMLQFPDVRDAAAAFLERRLRPSNCLRLLLLSDAHQCRRLRQRARAACLAHFQRLADGDELCRLPEATLAELLASDELEAEDERAVHSAVVRWARHRPPGGGPRRLSGPLRHVRLALLPAPYLEAWAKAERLLDDDPVGRALVDEARRFQREGGAASGTCARPRRAGHTLLILGGPTFLCDQVYELERGRAEGEPELQGRGSESGHRLGLGEGRGRIVAKARLPSPRKEFSACALGRRVYLSGGRGPENGVSRDVWVYDAAAGDWSKVAPMLVARFGHGSAELRGGVFVLGGHGSAWAPGSAPLTQVERYEPSANTWNSVAPLPDGVSNAAVVSAQFRLYVFGGGASSSFPAAERRSRVQRYEPLEDRWAVPAVCPQPWRYTAAAALGSQIFIMGGDTEFTAASAYRFDCDTNQWTRVGDMTAKRMSCHAVASGNKLYVVGGYFGTQRCKTLDCYDPTSDTWSSITTVPYSLIPTAFVSTWKQFPD; encoded by the exons atgtggagcaggcag AGTAAGCCTGCAGCAGGAGGACGGGAAGAACCGACCATGAGCGAGCAGGAGAGCCCGGGCAGTGATAACGCCTCCCTGTTCCACAAGGTCTCCCACCCGGAGAGCGTCCTGGCCCAGCTGGACAGCCTGCGGAGGCAGCGCCTCTTCACCGACGTGACCCTGCGGGCGGGCCGCCGCTCCTTCCTGTGCCACCGGGCGGTGCTGGCCGCCTGCAGCCGCTACTTCGCGGCCATGTTCGGCGGCGGCCTGCGGGAGAGCGGCGAGCCGGAGGTGGACCTGCGGGCCAGCGTGCACCCCGAGGCGCTGGAGCCGCTGCTCGACTACGCGTACACGGCGCGGCTGGCCCTCAGCGAGGCCAACGCCGAGCGGCTGCTGCAGGCCGGCGACATGCTGCAGTTCCCCGACGTCCGCGACGCCGCCGCCGCCTTCCTGGAGCGCCGGCTGCGGCCCTCCAACTGCCTGCGCCTGCTGCTGCTCTCCGACGCGCACCAGTGCCGCCGCCTGCGACAGCGGGCCCGAGCCGCCTGCCTCGCCCACTTCCAGCGCCTGGCCGACGGCGACGAGCTCTGCCGGCTGCCCGAGGCCACCCTGGCCGAGCTGCTGGCCAGCGACGAGCTGGAGGCCGAGGACGAGCGGGCCGTCCACTCGGCCGTCGTGCGCTGGGCCCGGCACCGGCCGCCCGGCGGAGGCCCGCGGCGCCTGTCTGGCCCGCTGCGGCACGTCCGCCTGGCCCTGCTGCCCGCCCCTTACCTCGAGGCCTGGGCGAAGGCCGAGCGCCTCCTCGACGACGACCCGGTCGGCCGCGCGCTGGTGGACGAGGCGCGCCGCTTCCAGCGCGAGGGAGGGGCGGCGTCGGGCACGTGCGCGCGGCCCAGGCGCGCCGGGCACACGCTGCTGATCCTGGGCGGCCCCACTTTCCTGTGCGACCAGGTGTACGAGCTGGAGCGGGGCCGAGCGGAGGGAGAGCCCGAGTTGCAAGGCCGGGGCTCGGAATCCGGGCACCgcttggggttgggggaggggagaggccGCATCGTCGCCAAGGCGCGTCTGCCCAGCCCCCGCAAGGAGTTCAGCGCCTGCGCACTGGGGCGCCGCGTCTACCTGAGTGGGGGGCGGGGACCCGAGAATGGGGTCTCGCGAGACGTCTGGGTCTATGACGCGGCGGCTGGCGATTGGTCCAAAGTGGCGCCAATGTTAGTTGCCCGCTTCGGGCATGGTTCGGCCGAGCTGAGGGGAGGCGTCTTCGTGCTCGGAGGCCACGGCTCTGCCTGGGCCCCGGGCTCGGCCCCTCTCACTCAGGTGGAGCGTTACGAGCCGTCCGCCAACACCTGGAACTCGGTGGCTCCTCTCCCTGACGGCGTCAGTAACGCGGCGGTGGTGAGCGCCCAGTTCCGCCTCTACGTCTTCGGCGGCGGCGCCTCCTCGAGCTTCCCGGCGGCCGAGCGCCGCTCCCGGGTGCAGCGTTATGAGCCGCTGGAGGACCGCTGGGCCGTGCCGGCCGTCTGTCCGCAGCCCTGGCGCTACACGGCCGCCGCCGCCCTGGGCAGCCAGATCTTCATCATGGGCGGCGACACCGAGTTCACGGCGGCCTCGGCCTACCGCTTCGACTGTGACACCAACCAGTGGACTCGGGTGGGCGACATGACGGCCAAGCGCATGAGCTGCCACGCCGTGGCCTCCGGCAACAAGCTCTACGTGGTGGGCGGCTACTTCGGCACCCAGCGCTGCAAGACCCTGGACTGCTATGACCCGACCTCGGACACCTGGAGCAGCATCACCACCGTGCCCTACTCGCTCATTCCCACTGCCTTTGTCAGTACCTGGAAGCAGTTCCCTGACTGA